One part of the Rhodococcus oxybenzonivorans genome encodes these proteins:
- a CDS encoding NuoB/complex I 20 kDa subunit family protein, with the protein MGIEEKVPSGFLLSTVEGLAGYVRKGSLWPATFGLACCAIEMMATSAGRFDIARFGMEAFRASPRQADLMIVAGRVSQKMAPVLRQIYDQMAEPKWVLAMGVCASSGGMFNNYAIVQGVDHVVPVDIYLPGCPPRPEMLLHAILKLHEKIQEMPLGVNREEAVRAAEEAALAVTPTIEMKGLLR; encoded by the coding sequence ATGGGTATCGAGGAGAAGGTGCCGAGCGGCTTTCTGCTGAGCACGGTGGAAGGTCTGGCCGGTTACGTACGGAAGGGCTCCCTGTGGCCCGCGACTTTCGGCCTCGCGTGCTGCGCGATCGAGATGATGGCCACCAGTGCCGGCCGGTTCGATATCGCCCGATTCGGGATGGAAGCATTCCGGGCGTCTCCGCGGCAGGCCGACCTGATGATCGTCGCCGGCCGGGTCAGCCAGAAGATGGCGCCGGTGCTTCGCCAGATCTACGACCAGATGGCGGAGCCGAAGTGGGTGCTGGCAATGGGTGTCTGCGCCTCCTCGGGGGGCATGTTCAACAACTACGCCATCGTCCAGGGAGTCGACCACGTGGTCCCTGTGGACATTTATCTGCCGGGCTGCCCTCCGCGGCCGGAGATGTTGCTGCACGCCATCTTGAAGTTGCACGAGAAGATCCAGGAAATGCCGCTGGGCGTGAACCGTGAAGAGGCGGTACGTGCGGCGGAGGAGGCCGCCCTGGCCGTCACTCCGACGATCGAGATGAAGGGCCTCCTCCGATGA
- a CDS encoding NADH-quinone oxidoreductase subunit A, whose translation MNVYVPILVLGAIAVAFAVVSVILASVVGPKRYNRAKLDAYECGIDPTPQPVGGGRFPVKYYLTAMLFIIFDIEIVFLYPWAIHFDALGFFGLVAMALFIFSAAVAYVYEWRRGGLSWD comes from the coding sequence ATGAACGTCTACGTGCCGATTCTCGTGCTCGGAGCAATTGCTGTCGCATTCGCGGTCGTATCGGTGATCTTGGCGTCGGTTGTCGGTCCGAAGCGCTACAACCGGGCCAAACTCGACGCCTACGAATGTGGAATCGACCCCACCCCGCAGCCGGTGGGTGGTGGCCGTTTTCCCGTGAAGTATTACCTGACCGCCATGTTGTTCATCATTTTCGATATCGAGATCGTGTTCCTTTATCCGTGGGCGATCCATTTCGATGCCCTGGGCTTCTTCGGTCTCGTTGCTATGGCTCTCTTCATTTTCAGCGCTGCGGTGGCCTACGTGTACGAGTGGCGGCGGGGCGGTCTCAGTTGGGATTAG
- a CDS encoding response regulator transcription factor, which translates to MTDATARPSRPTSLRVLVYSDDPNTRRQVVSALGKRPHPDLPDLEYVEVATGPVVIQHLDAGEIDLAILDGEASPAGGMGIAKQLKDEIDPCPPVLVLTGRADDAWLANWSRAEAAVPHPIDPIRLGEAVVALLRTRISS; encoded by the coding sequence GTGACCGACGCGACCGCCCGTCCCAGCCGCCCCACCTCGCTGCGCGTCCTCGTCTACAGCGACGACCCGAACACACGTCGGCAGGTCGTGTCGGCTCTGGGTAAGCGTCCGCATCCCGATCTGCCGGACCTCGAGTACGTGGAAGTGGCGACCGGACCGGTGGTGATCCAGCACTTGGATGCGGGCGAAATCGACTTGGCCATCCTGGACGGTGAGGCATCCCCGGCCGGCGGAATGGGGATCGCCAAGCAGTTGAAGGACGAGATCGACCCGTGCCCGCCCGTGCTCGTGCTGACCGGGCGAGCTGACGACGCGTGGCTGGCCAACTGGTCGCGGGCCGAGGCTGCGGTTCCTCACCCGATCGACCCGATCAGGCTCGGCGAGGCGGTCGTCGCGCTGCTCCGCACGCGTATCTCGTCTTAG
- a CDS encoding cytochrome P450 yields MAPHTARDVEHRASETATPGGGPAVSGLEALRIAAVLGFTPIAAGVIARRPSMTAVLERLGADAPTVPFVRRLRERYGPGPLQLQLPKRRLAVVLTGDDAGRVLCGTPEPFNPANREKKGALSPFQPHGVLISEGHLRQQRRRINEEALDTSHAMHHLADPMVEVIRHEVAALLASAQSKGTLDNDEFTRTWWRMVRQIVLGKSARDDHAVTDQLHKLRANGNWSYFLPPPRKLRDRFIESLYSYVDKAEPGSVVSSLAALPAGGAIDPVGQIPHWLFAFDAAGIAASRALALLSTHPEQHRLAREEVAAWDTTVPQQYPYLRACVLESVRLWPTTPTILRDSTRDTTWGSGDGEFTIPAGTAFMILAPAFHRDDRTFPFANGFAPEVWLDGTAQSRPELVPFSAGPAECPGRNLVLFVTSTVLALMLEAADFQLTSTPTLAPGQPLPPTLNNFGLRFRVTST; encoded by the coding sequence ATGGCGCCCCACACCGCGCGAGACGTTGAGCACCGTGCCTCCGAGACCGCCACCCCCGGCGGCGGTCCGGCAGTGTCGGGACTCGAGGCACTCCGCATCGCGGCAGTACTCGGATTCACCCCGATCGCTGCCGGTGTCATCGCGCGGCGTCCGTCGATGACGGCCGTCCTGGAGCGACTCGGCGCCGATGCGCCCACCGTGCCCTTCGTGCGCCGGCTGCGGGAGCGCTATGGGCCGGGACCGCTGCAACTACAGCTTCCGAAGCGGCGGCTGGCAGTAGTGTTGACCGGCGACGATGCGGGCCGAGTCCTCTGCGGCACACCCGAACCGTTCAACCCCGCCAACCGGGAGAAGAAGGGTGCACTGTCGCCCTTCCAACCGCACGGCGTGCTGATCTCGGAGGGACACCTTCGACAGCAACGAAGGCGCATCAACGAGGAGGCTCTCGACACCTCACACGCGATGCATCACCTGGCCGATCCGATGGTCGAGGTGATCCGGCACGAGGTTGCTGCCCTGCTGGCGTCCGCGCAGTCGAAGGGAACACTCGACAACGACGAATTCACCCGCACGTGGTGGCGGATGGTCCGCCAGATCGTCCTGGGAAAGTCGGCTCGCGACGACCACGCGGTCACCGATCAGCTACACAAGCTTCGGGCCAACGGTAATTGGTCGTACTTCCTTCCACCGCCACGCAAGCTCCGTGATCGGTTCATCGAAAGCCTGTACTCCTACGTCGACAAGGCCGAGCCTGGATCCGTGGTCAGTTCCCTGGCCGCCCTACCGGCCGGAGGGGCCATCGACCCGGTCGGCCAGATACCGCACTGGCTCTTCGCTTTCGATGCGGCCGGCATCGCCGCCAGTCGCGCTCTGGCACTGCTGTCCACACACCCGGAGCAGCATCGACTCGCCCGCGAGGAGGTTGCCGCCTGGGATACGACAGTGCCCCAGCAGTACCCGTATCTTCGCGCGTGCGTGCTCGAGTCGGTGCGGTTGTGGCCGACGACGCCGACCATTCTGCGGGACTCCACCCGCGACACCACATGGGGTTCCGGCGACGGCGAGTTCACCATTCCGGCTGGAACCGCATTCATGATCCTCGCCCCCGCCTTCCACCGCGACGACCGAACGTTTCCGTTCGCCAACGGCTTCGCGCCGGAGGTCTGGCTCGACGGGACTGCGCAATCCCGCCCCGAACTGGTGCCTTTCAGCGCCGGCCCCGCCGAATGCCCGGGCCGCAACCTCGTGTTGTTCGTCACGAGCACCGTGCTGGCGTTGATGCTGGAGGCCGCCGACTTCCAGCTCACCTCCACCCCCACATTGGCGCCGGGGCAGCCCCTGCCCCCGACCCTGAACAACTTCGGGCTCCGCTTCCGCGTCACCTCGACGTAA
- a CDS encoding thiamine pyrophosphate-dependent dehydrogenase E1 component subunit alpha produces the protein MALTKSALLSAYRKMAEIRAFEDRLHEENATGDIPGFIHLYSGQEAIAVGVCENLEDTDYIGSTHRGHGHCIAKGCDLHGMMAEIFGKDDGLCHGKGGSMHIADLSVGMLGANAIVGGAPSLAIGAALSAKTLGNGGVAASFTGDGGSNQGTVFEAMNMAVVLDLPIVFVIENNGFGEATGRDYAVGAPSIADRASSFGMPAATVDGTDFFAVYEATREAVERARSGGGPSTIEAVAHRWHGHFEGDAQLYRTADQVAEIRQTKDPLLNFRNHDDSKKVSAKELDAIEADARARVDDAVAKARAASYPPVENLLTDVYVSY, from the coding sequence ATGGCGCTGACCAAAAGTGCACTATTGAGCGCGTATCGGAAGATGGCCGAGATCCGGGCGTTCGAAGACCGTTTGCACGAAGAGAACGCCACGGGCGACATCCCGGGGTTCATCCACCTGTACTCGGGGCAGGAAGCCATTGCGGTCGGTGTATGCGAGAACCTCGAGGACACCGATTACATCGGGTCGACCCACCGCGGGCACGGTCATTGCATCGCCAAGGGCTGTGACCTCCACGGGATGATGGCAGAGATTTTCGGTAAGGACGACGGGCTCTGCCACGGCAAGGGCGGGTCGATGCACATCGCCGACCTGTCGGTGGGCATGCTCGGAGCTAACGCCATCGTCGGCGGCGCCCCGTCTCTTGCGATCGGAGCCGCGCTGAGCGCCAAGACCCTCGGCAATGGTGGCGTCGCAGCATCGTTCACCGGAGACGGCGGTTCCAATCAGGGCACCGTGTTCGAGGCCATGAACATGGCCGTGGTTCTCGACCTCCCGATCGTGTTCGTGATCGAGAACAACGGATTCGGCGAGGCCACCGGACGCGACTACGCCGTGGGCGCGCCGAGTATCGCGGACCGGGCGTCGTCGTTCGGCATGCCGGCGGCCACGGTCGACGGCACCGACTTCTTCGCCGTGTACGAGGCAACGCGGGAGGCCGTGGAGCGAGCTCGCAGTGGTGGGGGACCATCCACGATCGAGGCCGTCGCGCACCGCTGGCACGGTCATTTCGAGGGCGATGCGCAGCTTTACCGCACGGCGGACCAGGTGGCCGAGATCCGGCAGACCAAGGACCCGCTGCTCAATTTCCGCAACCACGACGACAGCAAGAAGGTCTCCGCGAAGGAACTCGACGCGATCGAGGCCGATGCCCGAGCGCGGGTCGACGACGCCGTCGCGAAAGCGCGCGCCGCGAGCTACCCCCCGGTGGAAAACCTTCTGACCGACGTCTACGTGTCGTACTGA
- a CDS encoding alpha-ketoacid dehydrogenase subunit beta gives MTTSKTTYREAIKAALAQEMERDATVVQIGEDLRGGQAGTNPELESGKVEAFGGVLGVTKGLWTEFGSERVIDTPITESAIIGMAAGAALTGLRPVAELMFMDFFGVCYDALYNQAAKFRYMFGGKARTPMVVRGMIGAGFSAAAQHSQSPYNVFAAVPGLKVVAPSNAYDAKGLLIQSIRDDDPVVFCEHKTLYDLKGEVPDAPYTIPFGVANYTREGTDVTVVALSAMVNAANTAADKLATEGISVEVVDPRTVSPLDEEGILESVASTGRVVIVDESAARCGFGHDVAALIATQAFGSLKAPIELVTPPHTPVPFSPVLEQAWLPNAARIEAAIRKVVSA, from the coding sequence ATGACCACGTCGAAAACGACGTATCGCGAAGCAATCAAGGCCGCACTCGCCCAGGAGATGGAGCGCGACGCGACTGTAGTGCAGATCGGTGAGGATCTGCGCGGTGGCCAGGCGGGCACCAACCCGGAACTCGAATCCGGGAAGGTTGAAGCGTTCGGTGGTGTGCTCGGTGTGACGAAGGGTTTGTGGACGGAATTCGGTTCCGAGCGTGTCATCGACACCCCGATCACCGAGTCCGCGATCATCGGTATGGCCGCGGGTGCTGCGCTCACCGGCCTTCGTCCGGTCGCGGAATTGATGTTCATGGACTTCTTCGGAGTCTGCTACGACGCCCTCTATAACCAGGCCGCCAAATTCCGGTACATGTTCGGCGGCAAGGCCCGCACCCCAATGGTGGTGCGCGGCATGATCGGTGCCGGATTCTCCGCAGCCGCCCAGCACTCGCAGTCCCCGTACAACGTGTTCGCCGCCGTCCCGGGTCTGAAGGTCGTCGCACCGTCCAACGCGTACGACGCGAAAGGTCTTCTCATCCAGTCGATCCGCGACGACGACCCGGTCGTGTTCTGCGAACACAAGACCCTGTACGACCTCAAAGGTGAGGTGCCGGACGCCCCGTACACGATCCCGTTCGGCGTCGCCAACTACACCCGTGAAGGCACGGACGTCACGGTCGTCGCGCTCTCGGCCATGGTCAATGCCGCCAATACCGCCGCCGACAAACTCGCCACCGAAGGCATCTCCGTCGAGGTCGTCGACCCCCGCACCGTCTCACCGCTGGACGAGGAGGGCATCCTCGAATCGGTCGCTTCAACCGGCCGGGTGGTCATCGTCGACGAATCCGCGGCCCGATGCGGATTCGGGCACGACGTCGCCGCACTGATCGCCACGCAGGCGTTCGGCTCGTTGAAGGCCCCCATCGAGTTGGTCACCCCGCCGCACACGCCGGTGCCGTTCTCTCCCGTGCTCGAGCAGGCGTGGCTGCCGAACGCCGCCCGTATCGAGGCAGCCATCCGCAAGGTCGTGAGTGCCTGA
- a CDS encoding 2-oxo acid dehydrogenase subunit E2, whose amino-acid sequence MSDIKLIEVPKWGLSMDEGTVTEWLIEEGTSFAKGDLLCEIETSKITNELEAPFDGVLRRVVAKPGETLPVGAVLAVSAEAAVSDAEIEKVLTSIGADQVPVPAESERSPGGQPTPAEPDVKRTPSAPAAQESAPAAGTIGATAGGTTTVPQSLRGRTEDDVFATPHAHRLADELTINLGLVAGSGREGRISVQDVQDAIRAAGGTVAQAPTPARSGVPGRTTQDDSTIDATPVARRLARTLGINLHDCRATGSRGRVCEADIREAERKFRLLPDPVTTPPAGEDTAQVAPGYETIPFTAMRKAIGRRLQESKRNAPHFRLTADLQIDNLLALRKQINATEPAVKLSVNDFIVKACAAALRKVPDVNVQFDEAAQSVLRYASADISVAVALPSGLITPIVRGAESKTLAEISGEVHSLVTKAKAGKLSPDEFQGGTFTVSNLGMFGVREFDAIINPPQGAILAVGAGQQRPVIVDGQVVTRTMLTVTLSCDHRVIDGALGATFLQELQRFVESPALMLV is encoded by the coding sequence ATGAGTGACATCAAACTGATCGAAGTTCCCAAATGGGGCCTGTCCATGGACGAGGGCACCGTGACGGAGTGGCTGATCGAGGAGGGAACCTCCTTCGCGAAGGGCGACCTGCTCTGCGAGATCGAGACCAGCAAGATCACCAACGAATTGGAGGCGCCCTTCGACGGCGTGCTGAGGCGGGTGGTCGCCAAGCCGGGTGAGACGTTGCCGGTCGGTGCGGTGCTGGCGGTATCGGCAGAGGCCGCCGTGTCCGATGCGGAGATCGAAAAGGTCCTGACCAGTATCGGGGCCGATCAGGTACCGGTGCCCGCCGAGTCCGAGCGGTCCCCGGGCGGGCAGCCCACACCCGCCGAGCCGGATGTCAAGCGCACCCCGTCTGCACCCGCGGCACAGGAATCAGCGCCGGCTGCCGGCACCATCGGAGCGACTGCAGGCGGGACGACGACCGTTCCGCAATCGCTGCGAGGTCGGACCGAGGATGACGTGTTCGCCACCCCGCACGCGCACAGGTTGGCAGACGAGCTGACGATAAACCTGGGACTCGTCGCAGGTAGTGGTCGAGAAGGCCGGATCTCCGTCCAGGACGTTCAGGACGCGATCCGTGCGGCGGGCGGAACCGTCGCGCAAGCACCCACTCCGGCGCGTTCGGGTGTGCCCGGCCGCACCACCCAGGACGACAGCACGATCGACGCCACACCGGTGGCTCGGCGCCTGGCGAGAACCCTCGGCATCAATCTGCACGATTGCCGGGCAACCGGATCCCGCGGCCGGGTCTGTGAAGCGGACATCCGGGAAGCTGAGCGGAAGTTCCGGTTGCTGCCGGACCCGGTAACCACACCCCCCGCCGGCGAGGACACCGCGCAGGTTGCACCCGGATACGAGACGATTCCGTTCACCGCGATGCGCAAGGCGATCGGTCGGCGACTGCAGGAATCGAAGCGCAACGCCCCGCACTTCCGGCTCACCGCCGACCTGCAGATCGACAACCTCCTCGCACTGCGCAAGCAGATCAACGCGACCGAGCCCGCGGTCAAGTTGTCGGTCAACGATTTCATCGTCAAAGCGTGCGCGGCCGCGCTGCGCAAGGTGCCCGATGTCAACGTGCAGTTCGATGAAGCGGCGCAGTCGGTGCTGCGGTACGCGAGTGCGGATATCTCGGTGGCCGTCGCACTCCCGTCGGGCCTGATCACGCCGATCGTCCGGGGCGCAGAGAGCAAGACACTCGCGGAAATCTCCGGGGAAGTGCACTCTTTGGTGACGAAGGCCAAGGCCGGGAAGCTGAGCCCCGACGAGTTCCAGGGCGGAACGTTCACCGTCTCGAACCTCGGGATGTTCGGTGTGCGCGAATTCGACGCGATCATCAACCCTCCGCAGGGCGCCATTCTCGCGGTCGGTGCCGGGCAGCAGCGCCCGGTCATCGTCGACGGTCAGGTGGTGACCCGCACAATGCTCACCGTCACCCTGTCCTGTGACCACCGGGTGATCGACGGCGCTCTCGGCGCTACGTTCCTGCAGGAGTTGCAGCGCTTTGTCGAGTCGCCGGCATTGATGCTGGTCTAG